Sequence from the Dehalococcoidia bacterium genome:
CGAAAGTTATGAGCGCATCCACCGCAGTAACCTGGTGGGGATGGGCATCCTGCCCCTCCAGTTCCGCCCGGGGGAGAGCGCCCAGACCCTGGGCCTCACGGGCACGGAGGTGTACCACATCCTGGGCCTGTCCGACGCCCTGCGCCCCCACCAAGAACTGACCGTGCGCGTCCAGAAGGACGGCCAAGAGCGCACCTTCACCGTCATCGCCCGTGTGGACACCCCCGTGGAGGTGGGCTACCTGCGTCACGGGGGGGTGCTGAACATGGTGCTCCGCCGCCTCCTGAAGGAGGACAAGGGGTAGAGACACCCCCGATTCCCTCCACGGGGGAGGCTGAGGCACGGGTGAAGCCCTCCCCACGGGCGCTATAATAGGCCACGAGCAGAAACGCACAAGGGGGACATAGCACATGTGGAACCAGTGGCGCACCGACGCCTATGAAGGGATGCTGGCCGAAGTCATCACCTACAGGGGCTATAAGGGCGACCTGATCAACGCCTACTTCACCCGCCCCTTGGGGCCGGGGCCATATCCTGGCATCGTGTTGGTGCACCACCTCCCTGGCTGGGACGAGTTCTACCGGGAGACGGCCCGGCGCTTCACCAGCCACGGCTATATCGTGATCTGCCCCAACCTCTACTACCGCTTCGGACACGGCACCCCCGAGGAGGTGGCGGCGCGGGTACGGGCGGCGGGAGGTGTTCCTGATGACTCGGTGGTGGGGGATTGCGAGGCGGCCCTGCACTTCCTGCGCTCCCTGCCCTACTGCAACGGCAAGGTGGGCATCATCGGCACCTGCTCGGGGGGGCGCCACGCCTTCCTGGTGGCGTGTCGGGTGCAGGGCTTCAGCGCCGCCGTGGACTGCTGGGGCGGGCGGGTGGTCATGGCCCCCCACGAGTTGACTCCCGCCCAGCCCGTTGCCCCCATTGACTATACGAAAGACCTCTCCTGCCCCCTCCTGGGGCTATTCGGCAACGAGGACCAGGCGCCCTCCCCTGCCCAGGTCAACCAGCACGAGGAGGCCCTCAAGCGCTACGGGAAGACCTACGAGTTCTACCGCTACGATGGGGCTGGGCACGGCTTCTGGTATTACGACCGCCCCGCCTATCGCCCCCAGCAGGCCATGGACGCCTGGCAGAAGACCTTCGCCTTCTTCCGCAAGTATCTGTGGTAAGGGGGCGTGGGGCGATGCCCTCCCTGCAATACCTGATTGACAGCATGTGCGCCAACTTCACCGCCTCTGCCATGTATGCCCTGGTGCGGGAGGCGGTGGCCGACGGCCCCCGCACCCTGGGCGACCTGGCCCGTCGGGTGGCGGAGCGGGACCCCTCCCTGGACGTGGGGAGCGCCCGTATGCTGGCGGAGGCGGCGGTGCAGGTGCTGGCGGAGCGGGGGGAGGTGCACCTGCAGGGGGAGTGGGTGGAACGCGCTGCAGCCCCTTCCCTTGCTCCGCACAGGGGATAGCCCCACGGCTTGAGGGTACCGTCTGGTGGCGTAGGGAAGTCCACCGGGTGTGCGCCTGTGCAGTGGGCACGAAGGCGGAGCCTTACCCCACCCGCAGGGAGGGGTCGGCATCCAAGTTCCAGGGGTGGCGCTCCCCGCGACGCAGACGGTAATAGGCCGCCGCCGCAATCATGGCCCCGTTGTCGGTGCACAGGGACGGGCGGGGAATCAGCACGGGGACAGGGCTGCGCTCCCGCATGCGCTGGCGCAGAAGGGCGTTGGCCGCCACCCCTCCGCCCAGCAGGATGCCCCGCACCTGAGTGGAACGCACCGCCTCCAGGGTCTTCTCCACCAAGGCCTCCACCACCGCCTCCTGGAAGCCGGCGGCCAGATCAGCCACCTTTTGCTGGCGCTGGGGGCCGGTAAGGGGGGCAGGCATCCCCTCTTGGGCGGGGTAGACCCCCGCCGCCTGGGCACGGCGCACCAGGGCCGTCTTCAACCCGCTGAAACTGAACTCCAACCCCTCCTTCAGCACCACGCGGGGCAGGGGTTCGGGGGCCTGGGCCTTTTGCGCCTCCCGCTGGATTTCCGGCCCGCCCGGAAAGCCCAATCCCAACACCCGCGCCGCCTTGTCAAAGGCC
This genomic interval carries:
- a CDS encoding dienelactone hydrolase family protein, whose amino-acid sequence is MWNQWRTDAYEGMLAEVITYRGYKGDLINAYFTRPLGPGPYPGIVLVHHLPGWDEFYRETARRFTSHGYIVICPNLYYRFGHGTPEEVAARVRAAGGVPDDSVVGDCEAALHFLRSLPYCNGKVGIIGTCSGGRHAFLVACRVQGFSAAVDCWGGRVVMAPHELTPAQPVAPIDYTKDLSCPLLGLFGNEDQAPSPAQVNQHEEALKRYGKTYEFYRYDGAGHGFWYYDRPAYRPQQAMDAWQKTFAFFRKYLW
- the tsaD gene encoding tRNA (adenosine(37)-N6)-threonylcarbamoyltransferase complex transferase subunit TsaD — its product is MLILGIETSCDETGIGLVSEGRTLHANTIASQVELHARYGGVVPEVASRQHVLALVPTLQRALQTAKATLADVDAIAVTYGPGLVGALVVGVNFAKGLAMALNKPLIGINHLEGHIYAGWLEPDLHPEREPGFPLLCLLVSGGHTDLVVMRGHGDYTLLGRTRDDAAGEAFDKAARVLGLGFPGGPEIQREAQKAQAPEPLPRVVLKEGLEFSFSGLKTALVRRAQAAGVYPAQEGMPAPLTGPQRQQKVADLAAGFQEAVVEALVEKTLEAVRSTQVRGILLGGGVAANALLRQRMRERSPVPVLIPRPSLCTDNGAMIAAAAYYRLRRGERHPWNLDADPSLRVG